In a single window of the Methanolobus psychrophilus R15 genome:
- a CDS encoding Sep-tRNA:Cys-tRNA synthase, which yields MALDDAALQKFGFIPREPKDAINIDPLQTGGILTEEARRALLEWGDGYSVCDFCGGVLDLIKKPPIEEFVHSALPEFLNTDVVRVTHGARESKFAVMHSMAKEGDYVVMDKLAHYSSFVAAQRARLNVRTVPHSEAPEYMTYEEGYATAIEEVIRGTGKAPALAQVTYPDGNYGNLADVKRISDICHSYDVPLMVNGAYSVGKMPVDAKAMGADFIVGSGHKSMASSGPIGVLGVKEDYAGIVFGKSPTHPAKEVELLGCSVRGVPIMTMIASFPHVVQRTRNWYNEVADARWFSSRLADLGIVQKGEMPHNHDLMFFEAPVFYEISQTAKKGRYFLYRELKERNIHGIKSGLTKYFKLSTYKVGRDNLKYVADSFEEIIEKHRTA from the coding sequence ATGGCACTTGATGATGCAGCACTACAGAAGTTTGGTTTTATTCCACGTGAACCGAAGGATGCGATCAATATCGATCCGCTCCAGACAGGCGGTATACTTACCGAGGAGGCCCGCAGGGCTCTTCTGGAATGGGGTGACGGCTACTCAGTCTGTGATTTTTGTGGAGGGGTGCTGGACCTTATAAAGAAGCCACCTATAGAGGAGTTTGTTCACAGCGCATTGCCTGAGTTCCTCAATACTGACGTTGTACGGGTCACTCACGGAGCCAGGGAGTCCAAGTTCGCTGTGATGCATTCCATGGCAAAGGAAGGAGACTATGTAGTCATGGATAAGCTTGCTCATTATTCCTCTTTCGTTGCGGCACAGCGTGCAAGGCTTAATGTCAGGACCGTTCCTCACAGTGAGGCTCCGGAGTACATGACCTATGAAGAAGGATATGCCACTGCCATCGAGGAAGTTATAAGGGGTACGGGTAAGGCGCCGGCACTTGCACAGGTGACCTACCCCGACGGTAACTATGGAAATCTTGCGGATGTGAAGCGGATATCCGACATCTGCCACAGCTATGATGTGCCCCTGATGGTCAATGGTGCCTATTCCGTCGGGAAGATGCCCGTTGACGCAAAGGCTATGGGTGCGGACTTCATTGTAGGTAGCGGCCACAAGTCCATGGCATCTTCGGGCCCCATCGGTGTGCTGGGTGTTAAAGAGGACTACGCAGGTATCGTGTTCGGTAAATCACCGACCCATCCTGCCAAGGAAGTGGAGTTGCTGGGGTGCAGTGTAAGAGGAGTCCCCATAATGACTATGATAGCCTCTTTCCCCCATGTGGTGCAGCGCACAAGGAACTGGTATAATGAAGTAGCAGATGCCCGCTGGTTCTCTTCAAGGCTGGCAGACCTTGGTATTGTGCAAAAGGGTGAGATGCCACATAACCATGACCTGATGTTCTTTGAAGCGCCGGTGTTCTATGAGATATCCCAGACAGCCAAAAAGGGCCGCTACTTCCTCTACCGGGAGCTGAAGGAAAGGAATATACACGGCATCAAGTCCGGGCTGACAAAGTATTTCAAGCTCAGTACCTACAAGGTCGGAAGGGACAACTTGAAGTATGTTGCTGACTCCTTTGAAGAAATAATTGAAAAACATCGGACCGCTTAA
- a CDS encoding MscS mechanosensitive ion channel, giving the protein MPISTILRKKRADEALNKVKVKAGTVNKALNKLILLFLFVILPLQGAIIAIRLEYIVVPELIPAFLEAILTIMVSYTIATVFLKLTIYLVPERFGGAGSQEEKILLSKAYVAFIYALSTLVVFWQLGIDTRDIAIFLGLIATGFAFALRDIIFSYFAWFILLTKKPFKIGDYIEVGDEEGMVKHIGLFYVVVDPTPSTYEDYHKIPNKLFLETAITNHGKGKFKLAFDFYIKDIPAYLDEKVESIREKARSAGYGDARFHLDSDKDGLKLTTEYKATFESKEKARHHLICIIMEEMGILTPEATKVHEPRKLRYSL; this is encoded by the coding sequence ATGCCCATTAGTACGATACTGAGGAAAAAACGTGCAGACGAGGCGTTAAACAAAGTCAAGGTCAAGGCAGGAACAGTAAATAAGGCTCTCAACAAGCTGATACTTCTCTTCCTGTTTGTGATCCTTCCCCTCCAGGGTGCCATAATAGCGATCAGACTTGAATACATAGTTGTTCCCGAACTCATCCCGGCCTTTCTGGAAGCTATTCTAACCATAATGGTTTCATATACAATAGCGACAGTTTTTCTCAAACTGACCATCTATCTGGTTCCCGAGCGCTTTGGCGGTGCAGGCAGTCAGGAAGAAAAGATATTGCTGAGCAAGGCCTATGTAGCTTTCATTTACGCTCTGTCGACATTGGTCGTTTTCTGGCAGCTTGGTATCGATACCAGGGATATAGCCATATTCCTCGGACTTATTGCCACAGGTTTTGCCTTTGCGCTGAGAGATATCATATTCTCCTACTTCGCATGGTTCATCCTGCTCACAAAGAAACCGTTCAAGATAGGCGATTATATTGAGGTGGGGGATGAGGAAGGCATGGTCAAGCATATAGGCTTGTTCTACGTTGTGGTGGACCCTACTCCCTCGACATACGAGGACTACCACAAGATCCCCAACAAGTTATTCCTTGAGACGGCTATCACCAATCACGGCAAGGGTAAATTCAAACTGGCGTTCGACTTTTACATCAAAGATATCCCCGCGTATCTCGATGAGAAGGTAGAGAGCATCAGAGAGAAAGCAAGGTCAGCCGGTTACGGAGACGCCCGCTTCCACCTCGATTCCGACAAGGACGGCCTGAAACTGACCACCGAATATAAGGCCACATTCGAATCCAAAGAAAAAGCAAGACACCATCTGATCTGCATTATCATGGAAGAGATGGGCATCCTGACCCCCGAGGCCACCAAGGTACACGAACCCAGGAAGCTCAGGTATTCCCTCTGA
- a CDS encoding ABC transporter, permease protein — protein MINDIRVGALIAYCSVKRGNKKTLIFIVFVLSLIFMNLVFLPSMIGGLSGLFTGFMQDYPYGDIVIEPTGDNTYINNADNVLKKVRAVEGVRAGTKRLDVGASINHKQKVVGVTITGMLPIEEYEISRYPYIISEGDFLSDLSRDEIIIGAMIAGTGFGSEIYDNLGEVRPGAFVDVTYSNGVKRTYKVKGIMEGTFEVVDLNALVHYKEIEDVYGLEGKEATSVVVRVDEQGTEAQIQDKIREAGVNEQIFTWADKSESLIRQAMQSMGAIDTMSKIVSLIVGAALVLIIIYINVLNRKKEIGILKAVGITPRSIVLSYAFLSTFYVSLGISAGLLLYLSLMFYFQANPVTFYETMEIRPTIDPVLLVQSVATMLTLSVIAGILPAWSVSRESILKAIWGR, from the coding sequence ATGATCAATGATATCCGGGTGGGAGCCCTCATTGCATACTGCAGTGTAAAGAGAGGGAACAAGAAAACCCTCATTTTCATAGTTTTTGTCCTCTCCCTCATTTTCATGAACTTAGTGTTCCTTCCATCAATGATAGGAGGACTTTCAGGTCTGTTTACCGGATTCATGCAGGACTACCCCTACGGAGATATCGTCATTGAGCCAACAGGCGATAACACCTACATCAACAATGCTGATAACGTATTGAAGAAGGTCCGGGCTGTAGAAGGCGTGAGAGCCGGTACAAAAAGACTGGATGTGGGAGCATCCATTAACCATAAACAGAAAGTTGTCGGTGTAACGATAACCGGAATGCTTCCTATAGAAGAATACGAGATCTCCCGCTATCCGTACATTATCTCAGAAGGGGACTTCTTAAGCGATCTTTCCAGGGACGAGATCATCATTGGCGCTATGATAGCAGGGACCGGTTTTGGCTCCGAGATATATGACAACCTGGGTGAAGTAAGGCCGGGAGCGTTTGTTGACGTAACGTACAGCAATGGAGTAAAGAGGACCTATAAGGTCAAAGGCATTATGGAAGGCACATTTGAGGTTGTCGATCTTAATGCCCTGGTCCATTACAAAGAGATCGAGGATGTGTACGGCCTGGAAGGAAAAGAAGCCACCAGCGTAGTTGTAAGGGTTGATGAGCAGGGAACGGAAGCACAGATACAGGACAAGATAAGAGAAGCGGGCGTGAATGAGCAGATATTTACATGGGCTGATAAGTCGGAGTCTCTCATAAGGCAGGCAATGCAAAGCATGGGCGCTATAGATACCATGTCCAAGATAGTGAGCCTGATCGTAGGTGCAGCCCTGGTACTCATCATAATCTACATCAATGTGCTGAACAGGAAAAAAGAGATAGGTATCCTGAAAGCAGTGGGTATCACTCCAAGGTCCATTGTGCTGTCCTATGCATTCCTCAGCACGTTCTATGTTTCCCTGGGAATATCCGCAGGATTGTTACTATACCTCTCACTTATGTTCTATTTTCAGGCAAATCCGGTAACATTCTATGAAACGATGGAGATAAGGCCAACTATTGATCCTGTGCTGCTTGTCCAGAGCGTAGCCACCATGCTTACGCTGTCAGTGATAGCCGGGATACTCCCTGCCTGGAGTGTATCAAGGGAGAGCATACTCAAAGCCATATGGGGGCGGTAA
- a CDS encoding ABC transporter, ATP-binding protein, whose protein sequence is MIIVKDLKRCYGTGDTAVRALKGVSFEISKGEFVAIMGASGSGKTTLLRILALLDDATDGEYTIRGLKVSSLPEAERSYYRLTQVGYIFQDYALISEMSAAENVYLLSMMEGKSKKESYRTALEALEKVGLKGKHDRVPDELSGGEKQRVAIARAIAKKPDILFADEPCANLDTTNSKQVLDVFKELNEKYGQTIVMVTHEPWHTEYVDRVITFKDGSLLSDDKKMKEHE, encoded by the coding sequence ATGATAATAGTAAAGGACCTGAAAAGGTGTTATGGCACAGGAGACACGGCTGTCAGGGCTCTTAAGGGTGTTTCATTTGAGATCAGTAAAGGGGAATTTGTAGCTATAATGGGTGCATCCGGAAGTGGAAAAACAACTCTGCTACGGATACTGGCACTTCTGGACGATGCAACGGATGGGGAATATACGATCAGGGGATTAAAGGTTTCAAGCCTGCCTGAAGCAGAAAGAAGTTATTACAGGCTGACACAGGTCGGTTATATCTTTCAGGATTATGCACTTATCAGCGAGATGAGTGCCGCCGAAAATGTGTATCTGCTTTCCATGATGGAAGGAAAATCAAAGAAGGAATCGTACAGGACTGCCCTTGAAGCACTGGAAAAGGTTGGCCTCAAAGGAAAGCATGACAGAGTTCCTGATGAATTGTCGGGTGGCGAAAAGCAAAGGGTGGCAATCGCAAGGGCCATTGCAAAAAAACCGGACATTTTGTTTGCCGATGAACCGTGTGCCAACCTGGACACCACCAATTCAAAACAAGTACTGGATGTATTTAAAGAGCTGAATGAAAAATATGGCCAGACAATCGTGATGGTTACGCATGAACCATGGCACACTGAGTACGTTGACAGGGTGATTACCTTCAAAGATGGTAGTTTACTTAGCGATGATAAAAAAATGAAAGAACATGAGTGA
- a CDS encoding exosome complex component CSL4 — MGESVAISLAVKRAIRYDIIQNILRHYECPPSCQSHCCSKGQIHMFEDELKVLSSLDSARAGKITTDSNSPSLYLMQAPCSFLNDTGRCHVYERRPTVCGMYPFKVNTSGTTVGLQPCPVGFLIIRDFASWIIDTLSKSDLSPEERSGLVDEWQRNVESYALELSEFHSRPVLMEMQIPYEDLEMLSMFLASKNSGK, encoded by the coding sequence ATGGGAGAAAGTGTGGCTATTAGCCTGGCCGTAAAAAGGGCAATTCGTTACGATATTATACAGAACATACTCCGGCACTATGAGTGCCCGCCCTCCTGCCAGTCCCACTGTTGCAGTAAAGGGCAGATACATATGTTCGAGGATGAGCTGAAGGTGCTGTCGTCCCTTGATTCGGCAAGGGCGGGGAAGATCACCACGGACAGCAATTCGCCCAGCCTGTATCTCATGCAGGCTCCATGTTCGTTCCTTAATGACACGGGGCGGTGCCATGTATATGAAAGAAGGCCTACGGTCTGTGGAATGTATCCTTTCAAAGTGAACACTTCGGGCACCACAGTAGGATTACAGCCATGTCCTGTGGGTTTTTTGATAATCCGGGACTTTGCTTCATGGATAATTGACACCCTCTCAAAGTCAGATCTCTCTCCGGAAGAACGGTCCGGGCTCGTTGATGAATGGCAGAGGAATGTAGAATCATATGCATTGGAACTCTCAGAGTTTCATTCCAGGCCCGTTCTCATGGAAATGCAGATCCCGTATGAGGATCTTGAGATGCTCTCCATGTTCCTTGCCTCAAAGAACAGTGGAAAATAA
- a CDS encoding CBS domain-containing membrane protein, protein MSKEPISIREDDYMTHARQILRDNFLRGLPVVDEGNKVLGILTDQDILNIRSSKSNVTVRGYISESLLITPDMDIRKAARMLLDAKQSLAPVVVSTSDRSIAGILSNADLLQHIQPTKGSPRNVGEIMTTKVETALPDDNISRIWENMLQWDYTGIPVVSHKKEAMGIVTRIDIIKAGYARIGTTNMQGRSSGGSMKVEKVMSTPLYSVPPTTSVSEAIGELLRNDIGRISVTNEGELLGIVDRHDLLKACLEGTGL, encoded by the coding sequence ATGTCAAAGGAACCTATATCCATAAGGGAGGACGACTATATGACCCACGCCCGGCAGATCTTGCGGGACAATTTTCTCAGGGGTCTTCCTGTGGTGGACGAAGGGAATAAAGTATTGGGGATCCTTACAGATCAGGATATACTGAACATCCGGTCCAGTAAATCCAATGTGACTGTCCGTGGTTACATAAGCGAGTCACTTTTGATCACGCCGGATATGGATATCCGCAAAGCTGCCAGAATGCTGCTTGACGCAAAGCAGTCCCTTGCACCTGTGGTCGTTTCAACGTCTGACAGGTCCATTGCAGGGATACTGAGCAATGCGGACCTCCTGCAGCACATCCAGCCAACAAAAGGATCTCCCCGGAATGTTGGAGAGATCATGACCACAAAGGTCGAGACAGCACTTCCGGATGATAACATTTCAAGGATATGGGAGAATATGCTTCAATGGGATTATACAGGTATACCTGTAGTGTCCCATAAAAAAGAAGCAATGGGGATTGTTACCAGAATTGATATAATAAAGGCCGGTTATGCCCGGATAGGTACCACCAATATGCAAGGAAGAAGCTCGGGAGGTTCTATGAAAGTGGAAAAAGTGATGTCCACTCCTTTATATTCAGTACCTCCGACAACATCCGTAAGTGAGGCCATCGGTGAACTGCTTCGTAATGATATCGGCAGGATCAGCGTTACCAACGAAGGGGAACTGTTGGGCATTGTAGACAGGCACGATCTATTGAAGGCCTGTTTAGAAGGAACCGGTTTATGA
- a CDS encoding MscS mechanosensitive ion channel — protein sequence MVTEPPNGKKNGKSLNEFKGRLKHTFLNRTILLFLLLSMVMASIVLANQQNIINIPQAIMEYVELVITILLAYALASVAARLTVNSIMDFFGDTFEPEQKILLTKAYIGLLYSIATVFIFVQLGITVQNIAIFFGLIATGFAFAIRDVILSYIAWFILLTKKPFKIGDYISIEGVEGLVKHIGMFYVLLDDSPETYEDFYKIPNKMFLEKPIHNYGRSRFSSEFDLYLKKMPVDMGDMFPDLDELLERISSEIGKTVSTRVTLRLDSDKEGMKIRVYYKCAYKERNMIRDRVLRVMFREIHRSSRQQQEVDGNQN from the coding sequence ATGGTCACAGAACCACCTAATGGAAAGAAAAATGGAAAATCACTGAACGAGTTCAAAGGGCGGCTAAAACACACTTTCCTGAACCGGACAATATTATTGTTCTTGCTCCTGAGCATGGTAATGGCATCCATTGTGCTCGCCAACCAGCAAAACATCATCAATATCCCACAGGCCATCATGGAGTATGTGGAGCTGGTCATTACCATCCTTCTGGCATATGCACTTGCATCTGTGGCTGCCAGGCTGACAGTTAATAGTATTATGGACTTTTTCGGGGACACTTTTGAACCTGAACAGAAGATATTGCTCACCAAAGCATATATCGGCCTGCTGTATTCCATAGCGACGGTCTTTATCTTTGTGCAGCTGGGAATAACTGTCCAGAACATAGCGATCTTCTTCGGTTTGATTGCTACCGGTTTTGCTTTTGCGATAAGGGACGTTATCCTTTCATACATTGCATGGTTTATCCTGCTCACTAAAAAACCCTTCAAGATAGGGGACTATATAAGTATCGAAGGGGTGGAAGGGCTTGTCAAACATATAGGAATGTTCTATGTGCTTCTGGACGATTCTCCTGAAACATATGAGGATTTCTATAAGATACCCAATAAGATGTTCCTGGAAAAACCTATTCACAACTATGGTAGAAGCCGTTTCAGCAGTGAGTTTGACCTATACCTGAAGAAAATGCCGGTTGATATGGGAGATATGTTCCCGGACCTTGATGAATTGCTGGAAAGGATATCCTCGGAGATCGGGAAGACGGTATCAACACGGGTTACACTGAGGCTGGATTCAGACAAGGAAGGCATGAAAATAAGGGTGTACTACAAGTGTGCATATAAAGAGCGCAACATGATTAGGGACAGGGTGCTAAGGGTCATGTTCAGGGAAATCCACAGGTCTTCACGTCAGCAGCAGGAAGTTGATGGTAACCAGAACTGA
- the rimK gene encoding ribosomal protein S6 modification protein, protein MKGWILYKYAQKELWPDAYEIHRLIETARKRNIEIQVVRPEQIDLIVTREDRKSILLDGEIVSLPDFLLPRTGAGTTYFGMAVIRHLERLGVRTFNSAHSIDTVKDKLYSQQILAENNIPVPRTMLAKYPVNVDLVEKYLGFPLVIKTISGSRGKGVYLSDNKASFNDLMPLIHSTDPKLNIILQEFIQTSKGRDLRVFVLGGRPIACIERTSMDGNFKANFSTGGHVKSYEMTPEIEWLATETSRIFGLDIAGIDLLFDGNHFKVCEANSSPGFQGIESCCDIDIANEVYNFIKIRLGIFDD, encoded by the coding sequence ATGAAGGGATGGATTCTTTACAAATATGCCCAGAAAGAACTGTGGCCTGATGCTTATGAGATTCATCGCCTGATAGAAACAGCACGTAAAAGGAACATAGAGATACAGGTTGTAAGGCCTGAACAGATAGACCTCATTGTTACAAGGGAAGATCGGAAGAGCATACTTCTCGATGGAGAGATAGTTTCACTACCGGATTTCCTGCTTCCGCGTACAGGAGCCGGGACCACCTATTTCGGGATGGCGGTTATCAGACATCTTGAAAGGCTTGGAGTCCGCACATTTAACTCAGCCCATAGCATAGACACTGTCAAGGATAAACTTTATTCGCAGCAGATACTCGCAGAAAATAATATTCCTGTGCCAAGGACCATGCTTGCAAAATACCCTGTAAATGTGGACCTTGTGGAAAAGTACCTGGGATTTCCTCTTGTCATAAAGACCATTTCGGGGTCCCGCGGAAAAGGAGTATACCTCTCGGACAATAAGGCAAGTTTTAACGACCTGATGCCTTTAATACACTCAACCGATCCTAAACTGAACATAATACTCCAGGAGTTCATACAGACGAGTAAAGGCAGGGACCTCAGGGTCTTTGTTCTTGGCGGCCGGCCCATAGCCTGCATAGAAAGGACGTCCATGGATGGGAATTTCAAAGCAAACTTCTCAACAGGCGGGCATGTGAAAAGTTACGAGATGACGCCTGAAATAGAGTGGCTTGCAACCGAGACCTCGCGTATCTTTGGCCTTGATATAGCCGGCATCGACCTGTTATTTGACGGGAACCACTTCAAGGTATGCGAAGCAAATTCTTCACCAGGGTTCCAGGGAATCGAAAGCTGCTGCGATATAGACATAGCTAACGAGGTATATAATTTCATTAAAATAAGGCTTGGTATTTTCGACGACTGA